TTTGAAGTAGTCAATTTCTATGTGCCATATTTGGTAGTTTGGTTATGTGGTTTAGAAGAAAAAGCTAAAAACTGTGCATATGGCAGTAAGAGTCATAATGCTTTGTGTATTGAATTTGGATTTGTtcatatatcatttttaatttattttcctggaTATGTTTGTAAACTCGACGTACTTGTATCCTCGAGACCTTACCGATTTTCCATCCCCCCTAATAGCAAACTCCTCTATTAATTGcacgaaaaactaaattgtgTTTGTATGCaaagcaaatttattttcagttccGGCTTAATGTTACGGAGTTCGTAACAAggttaattttttcaaaaccgATACGAAGTGATGGCGAAAGGTAGAACACTGAATCTCGGCAACTTATTTCGTATCGTGCCTTGTTTTGAATGCCTTCAAGAATGCTTGTACTTAATTATAGTTTTGCTGCTAATGGAGGAtcactttaatatattttccgATATTGACGTCACTCGAAACAGCGACAATGTTCCCTGTCATACGTAAAGGTAAGTGGTGTCAATGTTATTTTTACAGgaacaacaaacaataaattgaaaCCGCATGTACATTTGTTAATTATTCTCAATCGTACATTCAACATTtcgtggttttttttttttttttttttttttttttttgttttcaagtaGTAATCTTGACCTCCATGTGTATAAACAGTAAACTAACAAGTATAGCCTAATATAACCAAACCGTGATACGAAATGAACTGTTTATTTACTTCAATCTCACGTCTATGTTCATAAGCGGTTAGTGTTTCTGAGAGGATTATTAAAGAACGACAGTCTGATTCATCACCTAGATACGGTTAGGTTCGCAGCTACCTATATAGCAATCTACTTGCACAGAGATTTCTTGTATTAGTCTCTCTTCCTCGCACACATAACCTCTTTTACTCTCTGTCCCAAAACACCTCTTTTATGAACTCCCTTAATCTGCCtccttacatatttttattccgGATGAGTTATgtaggcctatatttgtatttgtcGACTTATAGCTAGCGTAAGTTAAAATGTTGTCTGTGACTGTATCAGTACCTTCCCTGTCCTTGTACTGTAACGATTTTCCCcagtattaattactttttacaagaCACTCGCTTATGACAATGGCAGGATGCTACAAGAAGAACAggcttttaaaaatgtacaaacataTGGATCTAATGTAGCAGTAACAACAACAAAGTAGGCATCCAATTATATCTGACATAGATGTAGTGAAAAATATACTTGCAGGGATTACTGTTATAGACTAGTATTCCTATATCCGAACCAAATAAACACTTCACTAGGGACTCTCGAAACTCTTCTACAGTTGATGTGGTAGTACAGGTATGTATATTCTCAAATACCTCTCTTCCTGTTATTCTAAAAAGAGAGTTATCACTGCTATTGTAGCCCCATTACACAAATAGTAGTTGTAGCTTCCTTAGTTAGGtaatgtgattttttatatttagttttatacagtTGATTAggataattttgatttaaaggGGAAagttgaattttaagtttttttatttactgaccAATTTTTTCAAACTACACTCTAATGTGTATGTTTCGATACATTTTTGAAAGAAAGTGGTTTTTTCGTCACCAATCTCGAGGGGGGAAGGAGGCTTTTAAGCGTTTTGTAAGGGGTTTACGAGGAATCAAATTTCTAAAATTGAGTGGAATAAGTAAATAgaggtatattttaaaactattttatgttaaacTAGATATTGTGCTTCAACTGTAgtattgattttacaaaatattaaaaatcataatttgcaatatttttgttaacatgtaaaaatatgtttttccaaattgtttttaatatcttaatgTCATTTTTTTAACCCATACTGCATGATAGAccttaattgtatgtaaaaaaataatccaTCTATCGTTTATAGAACTTGAGAAACTTACTTCCGGAAAATGGACAAAAACCAAAACTCTGCAATTAGGCTATTAGTGTACAAAAGCCTACTTACAGTAGTCTACATTGAAGTAGGGAATGAATTAGGGAAACCACCACTTTCATATTCAAGACCTCTCTTCTTGTTCTTTCTGATAATAACCTTCAGTTGAATATGTTCTAGTACGTATTGGTGGTAACTTCCAccgaaaattctttttttttatttacttatacgaaaaagtaatattttgtttcgtATAGTGTGcttagtaaatatatatgtaacaagaaaaatcaataacttATTATTGCTTTGTTATTTCTGGTATATGAGGGTAGTATACTCtagagttttaatttataacacaagttaagattaaaattcgttattaatatatgttgagtaaaaaactacaaaaaacgtTTGTTCATTGATTTAGCACATAGTAAATCACCGACCGTAAAAGCagctattattaatattataaatctgtACTCAAAACACTCTTAATGGGAAAGGGAACAATACCGAATAAGAAGGGCAATAAGAAAAAAGATATAAGGAACAAATATCTTTTAGTAAAGGATCTAATAAAGTATAAGAGAGGCACACCCCTATATTACAATATTCCTTCCCGCCCAGTAGGAGGAAACATGGATTTTATATGCGATTGtcgtgtaaaatataataataaaaatagttttttgctCGCAAGACACAAGATTCAGGTAGATTTTTATTCTAGATTATAAGACAGCCTTTAGAAATTAACATCACACTGCTCCTGAAATCCTCTACAATGTAGGCTACTTTACAGTATTTACAGCCTCTCTGGAACAAACTAAAATCTGGAATCTTGCAGCCTATTCTGATTATTACGATAActcagttataattaaattttgatactaAAATCATCCATCGGAGAGAGTATATATTGATTGAAATCGGTACATTCTTAATCTCAGTCTTCAGGAAATCTGACCaacctgatatatatatatatatatatatatatatatatatatatatatatatatatatatatatatatatatataatacttggtttatttgtacattttcgAGCCTTCGCCTAATAGCTTCCAGTATAAGGCATACTCGTATATCGGCTTGTTGGAGCTCTCTTCATTTCAACTTTCAGTCTCTGGGACTTTCAGAACTGTGAGAGCTTCTGACACCTGGAAGATTCTTGCTTTGAAATAAACTCCTGGTCCATAGAAGGTTCTGGGAATCTCAGAAACTAGAGATTTCGGCTAATGGGTGCCCCTGCATTTGTGGGTTCCTTAAGGCTGAAATATGAGGTTAACAActacataagaaaaataatgcaaGGAAAAAGAGAAATATAGTATGATGAGATGCCCGATTGATACAGAGGAGTAGAAGAAACAGTCCCTTCATTTTGAAGCAATACCAACAAGGTGATCCCAGAGTGAAGCGGAGAAAGGGGTTTTTTTAGTGATTAAGAATCTCACACTACCACCTACTACGGGCTAGGTGGTGCCTATGTAAGGTTTTTCCCCCATCTCGAAAGAAAAAAAGTCTGAAATCCCGACCATTCATAAGGATTCAGCTTATAGAAGCTTCTGGGAATCTCGGAAATTATAGAGATTCCGGCCAATGGGTGCCCCCTGCATTTGTGGATTCCTTAAGTCTGAAATCCCGACCATTCATAAGGATTCAGCTTATAGAAGCTTCTGCTCTTTGAAAAGTTTCGTGTACTAAGGGCCATATCCCGAGTTTTGAGTGTTCCCGTGCTTTGAAACCCTCAGATACTTAAGAGCTTCCAGACTATCTATAGCTGTTTTGTTTTCAGACAGGACACCTCCCACTATCCTTCATGTAATGTATGAATTAAAAGCTACGTTATACTATCTACGATATGTTCaggatgaaataaatatattatttaatgtcatATTTTCGTCCATAGACAAATTCCTATATGAGTATGGAGAAggttcaaaattgaattaaaacatttcttccGAATTCCAgacttgaaataattttaactgtgCATTCCTGTTTTCTGGTTTGTACGACAATTCGATAGTGTGACAATTACGAGTATAGTTGTGTTTTTCGAGAGGGGACAGTAACActtgttttctttcaaaaacacAAAGCGTGCATTCTTTGATGTCTTTCTTTGCTTTGAAACtcaatagaatataaaatatacacaccACCAGACTCTATGTACGTTTTGTGAGTGAGATGCTGATGGCAGTGTCAAGTTGATacgtttaaaaagttatttactgttttttttcattttactgtaTTTCGTATTTATTGTCTTCATTTTGGGAATAAtgattactatacattttttgtactattatttttattactataagtaACGTCAAAGTTAGACTTATAACACTTGCAAATAGGCTACTATTATTAGGTTATTTTCTACTTAACTATGATAACAACAGTATATAAACAGTTAATAGTGAATATATGTATTGAAATGAGCCTCGCTTTCAATTcactacataaaaataacaaatttttgtcATTAACAAAAATCCTGAAACCGTGTGGAAATCACCCGGTCAGGTAAGTAACATTGAAAGTAACTTACAACATAAGgcatgtttatatttacttatatttttctcTTCCCTGACTTCTactgtacataatatatttcGGAAATTATTCGTCATGACAATTCTAAATGATTTATAACTGCAACAACATAACTTCGTTAATATATATCCATATCGTATTTAGCTCATCATTGATCATGTGATTCTCTTGATCATCAGTCACGCTGTGGAGAGAGGAAGGGGGCGCAAAAATAAACCACGTCTGTATATTACTTTGATACATGAACtttatattgcaaattaaatagtatattatagcTGCCTATCAATCGTATAGCTTTTCAGTAAAGCGCTCGTTTATCATTCGTCTTAGTATAGTTTTCGTTGTTTTTGCtgtatttttatacactttaGTCCTCAGatccattatattaaattaactgtaattaaaaattaaccgtAATGGATTTTTATAGGTTTCCGAAAGTCTATTTAATATGATGTGTGTATATACGAGTAAGTAGACTGCTAACTACTTCCACATTCTTACGTAGTAGCGACtcaaaactgttataattatatgaagtaaacatattttttaaatattcgtattcaaacatttttgtagtaaaatagaGTATTATcgtgatttagttttattttcaagttctATTAAATAGCAGGacagaataataaacatttaagagagCTAAATCTTAGTGTTGCTTAATTTTTCTGTGAGAAACATGTGTTTTCGTACATGCATTTTTTGGACATTCCTTACAATTTCACTTAACTAATTAATAATGTGTGTGAGCTAGCTACGGTTCACGAAAGCAGTCGacaaatttattgcatttaaagtttataaatttgtattaaagtcAATGTTGAGTATTAGGATGACAAAATAAACGGATTTTGTCGAACAGAAAACAATCAATCAATTAgtcattattgttaaaaaatgctTTTTGAATCAAAGTCATATCAAGATATACGTCCAGCCAAAACTTCCCAAATTAACAAAAGCTATATAATATGTACTCGTAACTACTATAACCGATTAAAAAAACCCTTCTTCAATCGAAAACGTTTTATCGTAAGATATTGataagtatattttcaaaacatgcCAGGCTGTCTGACAGTTTAACATTAACCGGAAGATCATTAAAAACTTTAGGACCAAGGTACTTAATGCTTCTTCTGAAGAGATTATTATTATGGGTTGGAACAACGAGGTGccttcaatttttgtttgatagtTGTGGGTATGAGTCTCGAGCAATGCGATATAACCccaatatttcatcaataaatagaGACGGAAGGCTTAAGAACCCTACCTTACAAAAGGTACCCAGGCAACTTTCGTGGCCTCTCAGACCACAGATGATCCTAATTGCAATTTTTTGGAATCTAAAGACTCTCTTAAAAGATGACTTTAGAGTCGTTTCCTAAGCCAACAACCCATATGTAAGTATACAAAATAAGTAGCCGAAACCACCAGTCTAAGAATTTCCTTATTCAAAAAGGTAGACAGGTATCTCAGTGAAAGATGATTTGGAAGGCTTCGATATAAGATCACTATTTGAACTTAATATCCAAGAAAGTTTACCGAGCCCGATTCAAAGATTGTTACATCACCTAGCATAGCGGCAATATCCGTCCGGTCTCTTCAGGTTTGAAGTGcatattgtttgtttacaatacGTTTAAAGAAAGGTAATTCTCGGAAAACCAAGTGCTGAATTGGTTTAAAGAAGAGGTAATCAATAAATCGAGAGAATTTGAGGAATAAGCTCGAATCAAGGTATTCGTATCGCCGGCATACTGCACATAATGTTAGTTAGTGTGGACATGAGGGACAATATTGCCACCTTAGGGTAAAAAATGTACTGTATATTGGGTTAATGCCCTTAGGGTGTGTTCACGTTAGGGTTTCGGACGTTTTCGGTGTGCTATTAAAGCTAGATGTGATAAGGGAATGAACGaatgactttatttgtacatGCAAAATGAAACAGGAAGAACAGCTGTAACAGGTGTTGCAGGTTTCAGTGTTATGTAGGTAAAGGGAATGATTGTCTGTGAATTTTGGTTGTAAAGAAAGTACGAAAATCAAGATTTGAATTGATGTTTCTAGTTTAGTTAAGTTTAGTTCTAGTTTGGATAAGGAAATTTTGATAATTGCGGAATTGAGTCCATTTTGTGAAATTATCATTGGTGTCCTAGATTTTAGATTTGGACGCTTTCGATGATGTTAAGTTTGTGGAAGTAGAATTCCAGTAACAGATAGGTAAACACTTATGGTTACGCGAATAATGGacgttaaaaatgaaaaaatgtttgcATTGTTAGATAGCAACTCTTCCCTAGCTATACAGGGTGATACAAAACTATCTACACAAATCTTACGACCTTGTCCCTTGGATGAAATGAAGTAAATAATCAACTGCAACGGGTCTACATCTTTCCGTTTATCGTTTGTATGTCGGTCTATGTTCTCTATtaaaaaattcacattaaaatttaaaaaaccttttttaaggagaagccgatcccctgtTATGcattattctgcccatcctcatgggccattggcctgtgcgaggatctttttaaacagaataagttggagagtcgatacagtacaaggtcgatggtactgataaaaagtgcagaGGTCACAGATAgtattcgaacctgcgctatctataACTCAAACTCTTAGTCGAACATCTCAGACCGCATGGCTATCGTCACTTCCATTTTAAAAGCtaagaaactaattttaactaacgtttattaaaccatttgtaaagtaatttattttcataggttctataaataaaaagtttggtCGAAACAGCGAAATAGATTTGAAAATGGCAGTCATTTAAAGTGTTGAAACTAAAAGATCttaaaagtactaatttttaaagaaaaagatataattaactttttgtagtatatttattaatgaatccaattACACGTTACCTATTGAAATCGAATAACATACAAACTTATTATTGCAAGTTTAGTCCAACTAATGTATTTCCATACTAACATTTGTTCACAATAAGATTGACGATTGAACAAGTAACAGCTAACAATTCTTCTGAATctgttagtttatttaatttacactgtTTCATCTTTGAACTGTAtagcattttataataaacacatttattacaagGTTTTCTGGGAATCAAGAATATAATATAGCCTTTCATAAACAAGTACGAAAACACACTTTTATGGTCGTAATGACACGATTCAACTTAATTTAACTATGTAGGTTTATCTATGTTATAAACcacaagttttacttttaaataatcaaaattcgGCGAAGGCTATAAGtgtaatagtttgttttttttaatatcgaaTGTTTACATTTCACTTCAGTTCACTtcattgcattttatattattgttctacAATTTACTGGAACACATCTTTCTCTATCTTTAGAATTCCCACTGTAAGAATACTACAGCTTTCAACTGGCTTTGTTGTTAGTAGCCTATTGTTTTCCGTGTTCATTGTTACcataatttattgttgtattttttcacCACAAGCCACTAATGTTTTGTACACACGGCATCTCTCCTAGTCACTTGTGTTGTGCATTATGTAACTTAAGCAGTCCCTTTTGTCTTGAGGAAACGTTCGGGAAGAGTTTTTGTTTCCGTTTCCCAAAACTTGTCAGGGTCACTCGACCATAAATCTGGTCCGGATGTCCAACGGACACAGCCGGCCCACCGGCCTTGTCCAGCTGATGGTTGCGGTGAAAGTGCCATTAGCCATTCATTGATGGCATAGTGTAGTATGATATCACCGAtaaggtaaattttaaagttcCTGTTGGGCCGTTACGTCCTATTAGACTAAATATGAGATTGAGAGATAGCGTGAGTTatattaaacttgtaaaaaatatcGTACAACTCACATACATGGGCGTCAGGTAGTATGGGATTACAGAAATATGACTGTGATTTTTAAGGTAGACCCTacacaaaaactaattaattaaaccCAACGTAGTAACAGTATTATGTGATCagaataaatgataatattactaGTGTAGCCtcaaaaaaaggtttattacaAGTAAGAAGAATAGGTCAAGTTCCGTTACCtgtaatacttttattgtttcttattcgTACTATGTGCATTTAAAAATcagagaattcatcttcaggtactaggttaaagtaaataaaataatagtatacaaaatattaaaatgttattaagattTATCCTTCCATAATATGGTTCTATAAACCACAAGTTTTACtctaaatatttggtttaaattccttatattttaattgaataatttgagGAGCCCCAAGGAagtagccagcgaggggatccaGGGATTCCGGACCCCCTCCCCAATTTTCAATTGTCTCCATTACCTTCTAAGTAAcctgtaattattatttacatatataattctgtattgttgacacgtactgctgaaagatcgttctcgaCGCAGTTTCgggtcaagaaccttttaaggaacaaaatgaggccttAGCCTACTGTCTGTccactttgggaaaatatcagttttcttgATCCCCGCCCTCCCATCCAAAAACCTTTCCTGGCTACGGCATTGAGAGGTCCTTACGGAAGTTTCCAATGTTTACCATTAAATTGTACCCAGTATATTCAGTCTAGATCTTCAAAGTAACTAAGGCTAAATTAGTCAATTATAGCGAAGGCCTGAGTAATCAATTGTTGGCCTGTCCCTTTACTCTTTGTGTGATAGCTAGGAGTAAGTAGCCTATGCTTATTATTCCGTGTCCGGCTAAGCAAACATTCTCAAACACCATTCTAAAAGAACTATTAGccattataaattgtaataagataACACGAAAAAAGTCTTCTCAAAAAAGTGAAACCACAATTCTAACAAAATCTAACACACCCTAAAGACATTCGCTATTATAAAGAATTGTGAAAATCACTATTCGCAAAGGAATATGTAGCCTACATACTTTTAACAGCAAGAGAACTATTTAGtaaatttcagttttatgttgaaatttgaggcaacaatttatttttatttctcatgaTAGAGAATTACGGATAAACCGTCTCTTAACAACCACGTTTACAAGTTAcagaatttcataaataatagtaGTCAACAACtactaatttacattaaaatactcaACTCAAAAATTAGGATGTAGCCTACATAAAGCTTGTGTGATTAGCATAAATTACTATTTGACATCTAAAAATCAACCTAAATGTAtagaattttgtaaatgtttcttatttttttgttgtgGAGTGGATAGAAAGGTATTAAGCTAAACCCGTTTCTTTATATAACTTATTAGGACAAAGGTAAAGAAACGGGTTATTGAAATGATCATAGGCTACGATATTTGATGAAAGTTCGTATGTTATTTTCCCAAAAATGTAGACTACATATGTAAACTCCCATAAGATTAGgcaaaaaagataataaatgatGATTAAATTATCCATATAAGAGGATTAACATCGAAATCCAATGGTGATTACTTCACATTGGAACAGTGTGCTAATTTATTAGTTGTACTATttagacaattattttaatacattttgtgttcAAAATTCTACCTTGTGGTTAAATTTCCATGAAAATTGTGGTGCGATAGGAAATTGTGGGTAGATTTGTTTTGAAATACTAATCATAGATCACTCCCActtctttttatatattgaaaataggCTTGGTAGAGTTGGAAGAGAGTTCAGGAAAGGAAGTATTGATAtcccattttattttatacttgtcAGAGGAATTTAAATCCTGGAAATAGCCTAAGCCTACTCGTATTGATTCTATAATCAGTCAATATCTCACTATATGGATTCTGTTAAACTCATGAGGACATTTTTGTTACcgtatgattttattttaattagataaatgCAAATATTGATCAATAACATATTAATTCAGTATCAAACATAACCGTTTACTAAACTTGTGTAAAGAAAATTCTCAAGATACTGAACCTGAATTATCTCTTAACTTAAATTAGAAGGCTCAAAAAATAGAACGAGTTTAAAACCCATGCTACATTTTCAGTTAACATAGAAAATATAgaacaagttttattatattggACGTCTAAATTCTTAGGCCCCTTTTTATTCAGACACTTTAACATCAGTTTCAATTTACTCCATCCAGCACTAGTGCTTATCATAATTAAATTGACTAGGTTGGCGTAACTGTTGACACAAACACAGTACTGGGGTCAGTAATACTGATAAGGGATGCTGAGGCACTGTCCAGCTAGTCCCGAGGTGGAGGGGGGAGGGGCGGAGTCTGCGCGCGCACCGAGCTGCCATTGGTTGCGCGTGCCCCGCCCCGCCAATCAGCCAACAATGCTCCAACTCCAGCTGAGATCTCAGTGGGTTCACACAGTCATGCTGTGAGAGCCGGGTCTTGCACTACTACGTGCTTCCAAATCCgtgatttgtttttgtttttattttgtgaatcGGAGTGTATGAATgtgcaaacattttaaaaaattaagtgttaCCATCTCCGTAGCGATGATTTTACTGGAGTCAACTTTTCTAAAACCTTAAGAGGGTTAAGATATTGTAGCATCTCATTTGAAAATGCTTTATGTCCTCGTAGTGTGTTTTCCTGTTGTGACTGATATTACTGTTGACCCGCGGGATTCGTGTGACAGGGACCCACCTACGGTCAATATGTGACAACTGGTAATGTTCGTGATTTAGGTTTAGTCGAATGTCATGTCGGACTTGACGTAGGACTAGAAGGATGATCAACCCGTTCATGGAAACTTCTCATCACCCACACGGGCTGGCGGCGCCCATGGGTCTGAAGATGAGCCCCCCGCACCACGCCGCACCACCGGGTCCCGGGCAGATGATGGGTCCCGTGCAGGAACCTCAGCACCACTTCCACCAAGGGGGCAATCCCGGGTACCACCATCCCGTGGGGGGCCACCACCTCAACCACCACTCGGGATACGCTACCAGGGATTTCTTGCTCAGGAGGGATCACCAGGAATTCGCACCGCCCGCGCCCACGGGAGAGGTGCTGGGGTTCGGGTCGACTCTGCACCACCCGGACCCCGTGCACCACCAACACCACCCCGGCATGCGGCTGGACGTGTACCATCCGCGGCCCGAGGGTTACCAACCCCTGCAGGGCCCGTACGGCAACTACATGGAGCAGCCGGGGGCGTTCTTCAGGTACGTGAAGCCCGTGAAGGACCTGAGGTGCCTGTGGGTGGACCGGCCGGGGCCGCGCAAGCCCTGTGGGAAGGCCTTCAACTCGATGCACGAGATAGTGACACACCTGACTGTGGAGCACGTCGGCGGGCCCGAGTGTACCACTCACGCGTGCTTCTGGCACGGCTGTTCGCGCAGTGGCCGTCCCTTCAAGGCCAAGTACAAGCTGGTCAACCACATCCGCGTCCACACCGGCGAGAAACCCTTCCCCTGCCCGTTCCCCGGCTGCGGGAAGGTGTTCGCCCGTAGCGAGAACCTCAAGATCCACAAGAGGACACATACAGGTAGGAGACCAATCATCTGGATTCATAGACTAATTACACTACACTTCATTCCCATTCTAACGGAATAACGTGGCTTGGCTATGCATAGAATCACTCATCTTTAGTGGATGGGGCGTTGAGTGAACAGCAGGAATGTCGCTAACGTAAATTTCAAAATGAGAATCGCAGTTGAAAACGGTATTAAGTTAGTTTCATCaaacttatttacaataattcAGCAGCCATGTATGCCTTTCCTGAAGAAAACACATGTTTTTAATTCTGTTAgacaatttgaatttttacattataGGCTACAcgaatatgaattaataatattatgtttttatactaatatttaatttacaaaattgtaaagcactattttcttatatgaaatataaattttatcaaaaaagtC
The Homalodisca vitripennis isolate AUS2020 chromosome 4, UT_GWSS_2.1, whole genome shotgun sequence DNA segment above includes these coding regions:
- the LOC124359865 gene encoding zinc finger protein ZIC 4, with the translated sequence MINPFMETSHHPHGLAAPMGLKMSPPHHAAPPGPGQMMGPVQEPQHHFHQGGNPGYHHPVGGHHLNHHSGYATRDFLLRRDHQEFAPPAPTGEVLGFGSTLHHPDPVHHQHHPGMRLDVYHPRPEGYQPLQGPYGNYMEQPGAFFRYVKPVKDLRCLWVDRPGPRKPCGKAFNSMHEIVTHLTVEHVGGPECTTHACFWHGCSRSGRPFKAKYKLVNHIRVHTGEKPFPCPFPGCGKVFARSENLKIHKRTHTGEKPFKCEYAGCDRRFANSSDRKKHSHVHTSDKPYNCRVSGCDKSYTHPSSLRKHMKVHGNGKSPPPGYDSEESNSSSAESISVTEHTTTAASPHHGGGTTLLSGNLSEWYVASGGMPTPPSNDHSPVNHFNHHHHPHHHHHHLNHQAAY